The Mangrovibacterium diazotrophicum DNA window GCTGTTCTGTTGAATTGCCTTTGTGTGAAAGAGAAAATTGCCCCAAGTGTGCGAAATTTCATGTAATGAAGGACCGTATGGCACATTGCTTTTATCTGATAGCCAAATTACCGATTTCGTACCTGACGGAAGCCCGTAGTAGCTTGACAGGTCAAAGATCCGTCTACCGATGTTTGATACATCATTAGATATACCATAGCTCAGACCAACAGCTGCAGCATTCTCCGGATAACTATTCATAACGACAAAAACAAAATCATAATCACCATCTATTCGCTCAAACACCGGTTGAGTTAGCCCTTTTAAAATTTCCCAAGTCGGTTGCCCCCATTTCTGATAAGTAGAGTCTGCAACAAGAGATATGACAAATTTCCCGGAACGAGGAATGACAATATCGTCAGTAGCGTAAATGTATTTTGTTGAGTCGACTTCAGTTATGAATGATTTTGTTTCACCATATACCCTGAAATTATCCAGAACAACCGTTGGACAATAGTAGTACTCCTTACCATCCTCAAGGTCTTTTACTTCAGCGTAAAAGGTCAAGTTGGTGCTAGAATCTTTAATGTATCCTAAGTTCTTTTTTATACTCAGGCTGGGTTCATCAGACCAAATTATTCCTTTTTCTACATAGGCATCGTTATCTAATAAACAGCTGAAGCCTATGTTCGCAGTATTTTCCGTAACCCCCTTTGCATCAAGTGTCTCCAAAAAATCAGAGGTGTTTATTAACTCTGGGACTGAAAGCGAAAGATTCTGTTCATTATTACAAGCAGGAGCACAACCATAAGTTGTATAAATGTAAAAGGCAATCACGCCGTCGTCAGTCACTTCACTTACAGGAACATTAAACGTTAGTGTTTTTAGATCGCCGTCAAAGCCCATCCAGCCATCAGAATCGAGTCCACCGCAAGTTGTAATATAAGTTTCATCAATTCGATACCACGGACAAAATATGTATGCTCCATTAGTAGTCTTAAATCCGCTATAACGAGGATCGTATTTGTAATCCTCTATTCCATTTCTATTTTTGTCAAAATAGAATGTGATTCTATTAGTCGGATCTTCATTCGTAAAATCTGCCTGAAATTGAATGTGTAGACTTGATTCATACTGTTCAAAAGAATATGTTAGATAAATATTTTGGTCTTCGTATGCGACACCAGACTCTATATCTTGACCGAATTGAACTGCTATGCTGGTCGATTTTAGTCTAGGCGCAAATTCGCTGTAATCAGGCAGGACTGCTGGTTCTATTTGATCTGGCGTAATTGAATCAACATGGAGCCATTCTTGATTAGAGATTACTGAAGTTGTGTCTGCTGCTTCTTGAGCATAGCTCGACATACTGCAACAAAACAGCACTGAAAGAACAAATGCATTTCTAAAAAGGGGGGGGAAATTAGGTGATTGGGAGAGATTTTTCATGAGCAAAGGTTTGGACGTGATTAATGGCGTATATAAGTTACAAAAAACACTAACCATAAACACTGTATATAAGATAGTTGAGTCAAATTTGAAATGATTCTAAATTAATCGTATGATCATTTGAACCATTACCAAAAACCTTTAATACGAAGTTGAATTCCTTTTTTCATAATCTTTCTTTTCTTTTCAGGATTATGTATATTGGCAGTGCCAATTGTCAACCCGTGGAATAATGTCTAAAAGTAATTTCAGCTTTCTTACTGAGGAGTTTCCGATTTTAGCCAATCTGGGATCCCAGGCTGAGCAATATATTCATAGCGACCCAGGAGCCGCGCTCGGCAAGGTTCGCTTGCTTGTTGAAAAAATGACTGAGTTGATCTTCAAGGTTCATCAACTGGAGTTTCCCTACGATGACTCGATCTTCCGGAGGATACAAGTATTGGCCGACGAGGGTGTTCTCGACGACAAAATCATTAGTTTACTTCATCAGCTTAGAAAATCGGGTAACGTAGCGACTCACAGTACAGAAGACCTGAGTAAGGTTGCTATGAGCCATTTGCTTAGCTTATTCAAACTTTGTAAGTGGTTTGCTGAGTCGTACGCTGAAAGCTACCTGGACTTATCCTCAGTAAAATTTAGTCCTCCGGAGCAGATTGATTGGGAAAAAGACTATCAAAAGTTGGAGCAGGATTACAAGCAATTGGAGGCTAAACTAAACGATCTGCTTAAAGAACGCCAAATTGGTCAGCTAAGCCAGGAAGAAGCGCAGGGATTCAAGCAACGCTCCGCGAAGGCCAGTCGGAAACTAGACATGTCGGAAGCTGAAACCAGGGAGCTCATTGATGAACAACTTCGACTGGCGGGCTGGGAAGTTGACACCTCAACACTTAACTACAAGTTAAATGGTACAACACCCGTGAAGGGGCGCAACCTGGCAATTGCTGAATGGAAGGTTGGTAGCAAATGGGCAGACTATGCCCTCTTTGTTGGCACAGACCTCTATGGCATTGTTGAAGCAAAAAAATACTCACAGGATATTTCGACCAACCTGCATCAATCCAAGATTTATGCAGAACTAGCAGAAGAGACAAATCAGGCTAGATTGCTTGGCAAATGGGGCAAATACAATGTGCCCTTCCTGTTCTCGACTAATGGCCGCCCCTACCTTAAACAGATTGAAACAAAGAGCGGTATCTGGTTTATTGATATCCGTAACCCGCGGAACCATAGTCGTTGCCTCAAAGGATGGTACACTCCGGCTGGATTAGTCAACTTGTTTGAACAGGACATTGAGGCCGCTGATAAAAAACTAAAGGATAACGCACCGGACTATTTACAGTCTAAAAGCGGCCTGGGGCTACGTGACTACCAGATTAAAGCAATTACGAAGGTTGAGGATACGTTAATCAAACAACCGGAAATCAATCGCATCTTATTGGCTATGGCGACCGGTACTGGCAAAACAAGAACCATCATCGGACTCGCCTATCGGCTGATTCAATCCAATCGCTTTAAGCGTATCTTGTTCCTGGTCGATCGAAGGCTATTGGCCAGCCAGGCATTTGATGCTTTCAAGGATAACAAAATTGAAGACCTGAATACCTTCGGTGAGATCTATGAGATGAAGGGTTTGAAAGATCTGCTTCCCGAACTGGATACCCGGCTGCATTTTGCCACGGTTCAGAGTATGGTGAAACGGTTGTTCTACAACGAAGATCCAGCAACTATTCTTCCAGTGGATACCTACGATTGCATCATTATTGATGAAGCGCACCGAGGGTACTTGATGGATCGTGAACTAGCTGAAGAGGAGCTGAACTTTAAAGATCAGAACGACTATGTAAGCAAGTACAGGAAGGTGCTTGACTATTTTGATGCTGTTGGAATCGGGCTGACAGCTACACCCGCTTTGCATACCACCGAAATATTTGGCAATCCCGTCTTTACCTATTCATACAGGGAAGCCGTCATTGATGGTTACCTAATTGACCATGAGCCTCCGTTTATTATCAAAACCAAATTAAGTGAAGAAGGGATTGTTTGGGAAAAAGGTGAAAAACCCAAAGTGTATGACAAGGAACAGAACAAGGTTGTTGAACTAAGCGAGTTGGAAGATGAACTGGCGATCAACGTGGAGGGCTTCAATAAACAGGTTTTAACGGAGAACTTTAACCGGGCAGTGCTCTCGCAGCTAGTTCAGGAAATTGATCCTGAGAGTGAAGAAAAGACACTGATTTTTGCCGCTACCGACGATCACGCAGCTGACATTGTTAAGTACCTTAAAGAGGAATATTTTAAAATAGGATTAGACGTTCAAGACAATGCTATTCAAAAGATTACCGGGAAAGTCTATGATCCGGAGCAGCTCGTGAAACGCTACAAGAATGAAAAATATCCTTCGATAGCTGTTACCGTTGATTTGCTGACGACGGGAATTGATGTTCCGGCAATTTGTAACCTGGTGTTCATGCGTCGGGTGAAATCGAGAATCCTCTATGAACAGATGCTGGGCCGAGCTACCCGTCGTTGTGATGAGATCGATAAGGAAGTATTCCGGATCTTTGATGCAGTTCGCTTGTATGAAGCATTGGAGGACTACACCCAGATGAAACCGGTAGTACCCACCGCTTCCGTAACGTTTACTCAGTTAATCGATGAACTTGACTCAATCGACAGTAATGATCGAGCTTTAATGCAAGTGGAGCAGCTGCTTGCCAAATACCAGCGCAAACGGAAACAGATTACAGACAAAGATCTGGATCAATTCAGTTACCTGACTGGTGGGCAAGATCCGGAACAATTTGCTCAAAGGCTTCAGGGAATACGTGAACACCATCAGTTTGATGAATTGAAAGGATTGAGAGGCGTATGGAAATACCTGGATGAACTAAAACCCAGTCCTAAATTTCAACTGGTATCTGAACACGACGACGAGGAAAGAGGTATCGAGCGCGGTTATGGCCAGGGGCAAAAACCTGAAGATTATTTACTGAGCTTTGAGAATTTCATAAAAGAGAACATCAACAAGATAGAAGCCTTGAAAATCATATGCTCTCGCCCTCAGGAGCTCGATCGGAAATCACTGAAAGAGTTATTGCTGGAACTTGACAGCAAAGGATTCAATGCCAAATACCTGAATCAAGCATGGAAGCAGGCGAAGAACGAAGATATCGCGGCTGATATTATCAGCTACATCCGGACATTGGCTTTAGGAAACACGCTTATCGGCCATGAAGAACGGATCAAGAACGCGATTTCTAAGATCCGCTCAATGAGCGACTGGCATAAGAATCAGATAAAATGGATAGACCGCTTTGAGAAACAGTTATTGCAGGAGAATATCCTTCAAAAAGATGATCTCGACCTGGCTCCATTTAACCGGGACGGAGGTTATCTGCGACTCAATAAGATTTTCAATAACAAGCTGGATTTAATACTCAACACCATCAATGAAAGTTTGTATGAAGTGACAGCATAAAATCTGAACTATGACTAAACCATCTCGAAAAATCAGTACAACTGCCCTTTCCAGAGACATGGGAATTAGCAGCAAAGAGCTATTTGAAACATTAAGCGACTTGAATTTAGTGTACAAACAAGCTGGCCAATGGTATTTGACACAAAGAGGGTTTGATTGTGGCGGGGAAATAGCAGTGCACCCTCAATATGGCGAATACATTGTTTGGCCTGCGGACTTAGATCTGGATTCGATTTTTAACAATGCCAAGCAAACCTTGATAAATGCTACGGCAATTGGCAAGGAGTTTGGACTAACATCTCAACGCATCAACCTTGTGTTGTCTGAGATCGGATGGATTGAGAAAGCAATCAAAGGCTGGACAATTACCAATTTGGGGGTCAAGGCTGGCGGGCTTGAATTTGAACATTCATCAGGGGGAACCTACGTTCTTTGGCCAACTGATATTTTAACCCATAAAGCTTTGCTAAGTTCCATCCAACCAGAAGAACAAGTGGATTCAAAACCGCAACAAGTGTCGACATCCATAGCACAAGGAGAATTGATTGCAGACCTGAAGGACTCACATAATTTCAGAGAGAAATTCCCGGCGACGATGAGAACTAAGGATGGACACCTGGTTCGCTCCCGAGGGGAAATTTTGATTGACAATTCACTCTATGACTATGGTCTCGCTCATGCATACGAGCGTAAATTGCCAATTGAGGAAGACGTCTATTGTGACTTTTATATCCCTTCAAAAAACAGCGGGAAAGCTGTCTATATCGAATACTGGGGTATGGAGAGTGACGAGAAATACGATGCACGGAAAGAGCAAAAGAAAGAAATTTACAGAAACCATGATTTGAACCTAATCGAAATAGAAAACAAACATATCGAGAATCTGGATGATTACCTTCCTAAGATGCTTCTGAAATACGAGATCCGCGTGGACTAAACAAATAGACAACCCAAATGAATCTAACTGAACTATTAGGAAATCAGAGTAAATCTGACAATAATCTGGCGGGGCGTATGCGTCTCCATCAAAGCTGGTGGCGAGCTTTTGTATTGGCTGAAGAACAAGGCCAACATCCGATGAAAAAGGATGAGCTGATCGGCAGCAGCATTCTAAATGGTGAGACAAGCTACTCCAACTTTTTGGATGACTATGCCAAAAGAGCCGTGAAAGAAGAATTGGACGGACGTGGCTCTGCGTCGAAAGGGATGATTTCAGAATCACGCCTGTTCAACAACCTGCTATCCAGTCAACCGTTATGCTTCAACTTCTTTGGTCGGCTTAAATACAAACCTGAACTCGCTACGGCGGCTTTAAAGCCGTTTTTCCCGGCGATCGAACAGGCAACGGATATTCACTTTGAATTTGCCCCAAATGCCGCCCAAAACGGCGACAACTCGGCTCACGATGTCGCGATTGAGTTTAAGACCGCTGCCGGTAAACTTGGACTCATTGGTTTGGAATGCAAATACACCGAACCGTTTTCACCCAAAGAGTATCGAAACGAGAACTACGAGAGACTTTACACGGAATCCGATGCTTTTAGTGCCACCTATGAGGAACTAACCAACACCAGGTACAATCAATTATTCCGGAACCAACTGATCGTGGAGTCAGCCGTGCTGAATAAAACCTATGACTTGGCTTATAGTGGTCTCTTCTGTTTTGAGAAGGACGACAATGCATTGACCAAAGGAACAGCCTTCACTAGCATGCTCAAAAACGGAGAAGAGCGATTTAAAATCATCAGCTACTCCGCCCTGCTGGAAACCATTCAAAAACAGAGCATTGATTGGGAGACCAGGGAATGGACCATGTTGCTATGGGCCCGCTATTGTGCAACCCAACTAAGTGAACAACTAAAATGACAAAAGCTCTGCGATGCGGAGTTTCAAATAAAAACATACCCATGAACATTGAATTAACCACCCAACTACTGGAAGATTTCAAAAAAATTCCAATCAAATTTAAGGACAGCACTTACCTGGAATTGTGCCAATACCCGAAACGGCGTTTTGAAGAAATTTGCAGTCGATTACTGGCCTTTTACTTCGACCCGGCGAAAGAGCATGGATTTGGCGACTTGTTTATCCGTTCCTTGCTCGACATATTGAAAGCTAATATTCGTTTCGATCCGGATCAGCTTGAAATAATCACCGAGGATAATGCTGAAGGTAAGCGAATCGATCTTGTAATTGCCTGCCCCGATTTTGTGATTGGCATCGAGAACAAAATCACCGCAGATCTCTATAATCCGTTGGAAACTTACAGGAAGAGGCTGGAACAGTACCCCTCAGAGAAAGTCTTCAAGCTCGTTTTGTCTGTCCATGATTTTACTAAGCCAGAAGAATTAGCATTAATTGAGGACAATGAGTTCAAACCAATCACTTATAGCCGACTTTTCAATCAAGTAAAGGCTCAGATTGGAGCATACATTTCAAACTGCAACCAAAAGTATCTGACCCATTTATACGATTTTATTGAAACCATCGAGAATATGAAAACAACCTATACCAACCCTGAACTAACACAATTTATCCTTAAAAACGAGTCTGACATTAAACAATTAATTGAGGCTTACAATCGTCATAAACAAGAAGTGTTAAATAGTCAAAAACCGAGAATCGCTGAGATCTTGGAGACCTTGATAGAAGAAACCAAAGGAGAGTGGTGGGTTTATCAAGGCTGGGATTTAGGGATTAATAAATTTCACGGCAAAGACTTAAAGATTGGTATTGAGTCTAATTTTGAAGCTACTACAATTGATCCATGCCAGAAGTTCAGGATATATATCACAGCTTGGAACGCGTCCGCTTTTACACCGTTCAAAAGTCGGTTATTGGCAAAATTTCCAGATTGCCATTTAGATGAAAAAAGCGTTAAAAACAGGGTATATTTCCACCTGCCTCCCATCGACGGAAGCGACTCAAAAAAGATTGTTGCAAAGTTGAAGGAATACTACCTAGTGGTTAGTGAACTTATTACAGAGCAGGAATTGATTTCACGGCAAAACTGACTTTCTTTGCAATTTACCGATCAAGAACAATCAAAATAAAATCATACGGATGAGTGCTGAAGAGATTGCTGCCAAGCTATGGAACCTGTGTAATGTGCTGCGTGACGATGGGGTAACCTATCACCAGTACCTGAATGAACTGACTTTCATTCTGTTTATAAAGCTCAGCGAAGTAAAAGGATTTGAAGAACAGTTGCCCGAGGAATACCGTTGGTCAACGTTGAAACATATAAAGGACAACAAGGAGTTGTTTGACACCTATCGTGAGTTGCTGGCAACGATTAGTAACAAGAGCGAGAACACCAACATCAAGGAGATTTTTACCAATGCCAGCACGACACTGCGTAACCCGGTAAACCTGCGGACGCTGGTTTCAGCCATCGACCAGTTGGACTGGTACGAGGAGCACGACCGCGATGTGATGGGTGATATTTATGAAGACCTGCTGGAACGCAACGCGACTGAAAAGAAAAGTGGTGCCGGGCAGTACTTCACGCCTCGCCCGCTGATTAATGTGATGGTGGAGTTGATGGCTCCGCGATTGGGTGAGCGTTGGAACGATCCGGCCTGCGGAACCTTTGGTTTCCCGATCTCGATCGACCATTACCTGAAAGAGCGCTACGACTACCCGTTTAGTGCAGGTGAAAAAGAACGGAAATTTCAGGAAACAGACGCTTTGAGCGGCGTGGAACTGGTGCAGGATGCTCACCGCCTGGCCTTGATGAATGCCAAGCTGCACGGACTTGACAGCACCATTTTCCTGAACGACACGTTAACCGAGTTTGGGAAAACACTACGTGATTTTCACGGCGTGCTGGCTAACCCACCCTTTGGCACCAAGAAAGGCGGTGAACGACCTTCGCGCGATGACTTTACTTTTCCGACCAGTAACAAGCAGCTGAACTTTTTGCAGCATATCTACCGCTCGTTACACAAACGTGGTGGTGCCCGTGCAGCAGTTGTATTACCCGATAACGTGTTGTTTGAAGATGGTGATGGTGCCCGCATACGACGCGACTTGATGGACAAGTGCCGACTACATACCATTCTGCGCCTGCCCACCGGTATTTTTTATGCCCAGGGTGTAAAAACCAATGTGTTATTCTTTGAGCGTGGAACCACAGAAACAGGCAACACCGACAAAGTTTGGTACTACGACATGCGGACCAATATGCCGAGCTACGGTAAACGGACTCCTTTTACCCGTGCAGCT harbors:
- the hsdR gene encoding type I restriction-modification system endonuclease, whose product is MSKSNFSFLTEEFPILANLGSQAEQYIHSDPGAALGKVRLLVEKMTELIFKVHQLEFPYDDSIFRRIQVLADEGVLDDKIISLLHQLRKSGNVATHSTEDLSKVAMSHLLSLFKLCKWFAESYAESYLDLSSVKFSPPEQIDWEKDYQKLEQDYKQLEAKLNDLLKERQIGQLSQEEAQGFKQRSAKASRKLDMSEAETRELIDEQLRLAGWEVDTSTLNYKLNGTTPVKGRNLAIAEWKVGSKWADYALFVGTDLYGIVEAKKYSQDISTNLHQSKIYAELAEETNQARLLGKWGKYNVPFLFSTNGRPYLKQIETKSGIWFIDIRNPRNHSRCLKGWYTPAGLVNLFEQDIEAADKKLKDNAPDYLQSKSGLGLRDYQIKAITKVEDTLIKQPEINRILLAMATGTGKTRTIIGLAYRLIQSNRFKRILFLVDRRLLASQAFDAFKDNKIEDLNTFGEIYEMKGLKDLLPELDTRLHFATVQSMVKRLFYNEDPATILPVDTYDCIIIDEAHRGYLMDRELAEEELNFKDQNDYVSKYRKVLDYFDAVGIGLTATPALHTTEIFGNPVFTYSYREAVIDGYLIDHEPPFIIKTKLSEEGIVWEKGEKPKVYDKEQNKVVELSELEDELAINVEGFNKQVLTENFNRAVLSQLVQEIDPESEEKTLIFAATDDHAADIVKYLKEEYFKIGLDVQDNAIQKITGKVYDPEQLVKRYKNEKYPSIAVTVDLLTTGIDVPAICNLVFMRRVKSRILYEQMLGRATRRCDEIDKEVFRIFDAVRLYEALEDYTQMKPVVPTASVTFTQLIDELDSIDSNDRALMQVEQLLAKYQRKRKQITDKDLDQFSYLTGGQDPEQFAQRLQGIREHHQFDELKGLRGVWKYLDELKPSPKFQLVSEHDDEERGIERGYGQGQKPEDYLLSFENFIKENINKIEALKIICSRPQELDRKSLKELLLELDSKGFNAKYLNQAWKQAKNEDIAADIISYIRTLALGNTLIGHEERIKNAISKIRSMSDWHKNQIKWIDRFEKQLLQENILQKDDLDLAPFNRDGGYLRLNKIFNNKLDLILNTINESLYEVTA
- a CDS encoding glycerol kinase; translation: MTKPSRKISTTALSRDMGISSKELFETLSDLNLVYKQAGQWYLTQRGFDCGGEIAVHPQYGEYIVWPADLDLDSIFNNAKQTLINATAIGKEFGLTSQRINLVLSEIGWIEKAIKGWTITNLGVKAGGLEFEHSSGGTYVLWPTDILTHKALLSSIQPEEQVDSKPQQVSTSIAQGELIADLKDSHNFREKFPATMRTKDGHLVRSRGEILIDNSLYDYGLAHAYERKLPIEEDVYCDFYIPSKNSGKAVYIEYWGMESDEKYDARKEQKKEIYRNHDLNLIEIENKHIENLDDYLPKMLLKYEIRVD
- a CDS encoding PGN_0703 family putative restriction endonuclease, which produces MNLTELLGNQSKSDNNLAGRMRLHQSWWRAFVLAEEQGQHPMKKDELIGSSILNGETSYSNFLDDYAKRAVKEELDGRGSASKGMISESRLFNNLLSSQPLCFNFFGRLKYKPELATAALKPFFPAIEQATDIHFEFAPNAAQNGDNSAHDVAIEFKTAAGKLGLIGLECKYTEPFSPKEYRNENYERLYTESDAFSATYEELTNTRYNQLFRNQLIVESAVLNKTYDLAYSGLFCFEKDDNALTKGTAFTSMLKNGEERFKIISYSALLETIQKQSIDWETREWTMLLWARYCATQLSEQLK
- a CDS encoding PD-(D/E)XK nuclease family protein, whose amino-acid sequence is MNIELTTQLLEDFKKIPIKFKDSTYLELCQYPKRRFEEICSRLLAFYFDPAKEHGFGDLFIRSLLDILKANIRFDPDQLEIITEDNAEGKRIDLVIACPDFVIGIENKITADLYNPLETYRKRLEQYPSEKVFKLVLSVHDFTKPEELALIEDNEFKPITYSRLFNQVKAQIGAYISNCNQKYLTHLYDFIETIENMKTTYTNPELTQFILKNESDIKQLIEAYNRHKQEVLNSQKPRIAEILETLIEETKGEWWVYQGWDLGINKFHGKDLKIGIESNFEATTIDPCQKFRIYITAWNASAFTPFKSRLLAKFPDCHLDEKSVKNRVYFHLPPIDGSDSKKIVAKLKEYYLVVSELITEQELISRQN
- a CDS encoding type I restriction-modification system subunit M, yielding MSAEEIAAKLWNLCNVLRDDGVTYHQYLNELTFILFIKLSEVKGFEEQLPEEYRWSTLKHIKDNKELFDTYRELLATISNKSENTNIKEIFTNASTTLRNPVNLRTLVSAIDQLDWYEEHDRDVMGDIYEDLLERNATEKKSGAGQYFTPRPLINVMVELMAPRLGERWNDPACGTFGFPISIDHYLKERYDYPFSAGEKERKFQETDALSGVELVQDAHRLALMNAKLHGLDSTIFLNDTLTEFGKTLRDFHGVLANPPFGTKKGGERPSRDDFTFPTSNKQLNFLQHIYRSLHKRGGARAAVVLPDNVLFEDGDGARIRRDLMDKCRLHTILRLPTGIFYAQGVKTNVLFFERGTTETGNTDKVWYYDMRTNMPSYGKRTPFTRAAFEDFIKAYTGGMGEAEVQDNYDGIVDQTAREAIKDERWQCITREQIAAKNDSLDLGLIADSSLGNGDEQTEPIDLVREAAEELKSMLDELNAIMKELE